AACACCTTTTCAAGATTTTGTTACCTTAGGTTTGTTATTTTTAGCGGTCTGTTATGCCTTTTTATACAATTTACAGCCCAAAGCATTTGGTCGTTATTTTAGTATTCAAGATTTATTGACAATCAATATAAGAGACGATGCCTTTATTGTTAATAAACCATTTGATTTAGGAAACTTGCTTTTTGTACTGAATCTAAGCTTTACATTAGCATTTATTTTTATGCTTATCCAAAGCGATGAAATGGATTTATTTTCGGTTAGTACCATTCTAAGAGATGGCGAAAGCTTAGGAACGATGTTTAGTAACTTTATTGAACTCGGCGTTGTGATTTTTGTTTTGATGTTGGCCAAATATGTAGCTTTAGCCATTTTAACAAACCTCTATAGGCTCGATAATATTACTAATGTGCATTATTTTAAAGTAATTCAAGCATCCAGTATTTTCTTTTTGGTAGTGGTGGTATTCTTGAGTGTGAGTGCTGTATCGGCTCCAGAAGTGATAAAAAATATACAAAATATACTGCTGATACCGATTTCAATTTTCTTTTTACTACGACTAATATTAATATACTTTACGATAAATAAGATGACACCGTTAAAAAATCTCTATTTATTTTCGTATCTTTGCATCGTTGAAGTCATTCCATTGATAGTAGGAATTCGATATGCCCTATAGGTTGGGCCAACAGTAATAACCCACATTAAAGTTTAACTGCATTGAGCATGAGCGAAACAACAGGAAACGCACATCCAGACAGATTAACCAAAGTATCCAGCATTCTAGTGTCGCAAGCACGGCCAACAG
The DNA window shown above is from Flectobacillus major DSM 103 and carries:
- a CDS encoding DUF4271 domain-containing protein, which produces MSKPLGFPSWVRVLITYILTLSLCLLGRGVKANNIGPDKAYYLVYDYHDDWQVYDDHYKAYVPYIKGEHKDYNSFSLFFDTENYRGYKLLYYSGKENYLFINASLQRKLPTEQWVVMDIDSLKEKYGKLKLFLTFYGTNTNVEAMTVQVGNKISKVEKSIQISDSLLTVIPRELTPFQDFVTLGLLFLAVCYAFLYNLQPKAFGRYFSIQDLLTINIRDDAFIVNKPFDLGNLLFVLNLSFTLAFIFMLIQSDEMDLFSVSTILRDGESLGTMFSNFIELGVVIFVLMLAKYVALAILTNLYRLDNITNVHYFKVIQASSIFFLVVVVFLSVSAVSAPEVIKNIQNILLIPISIFFLLRLILIYFTINKMTPLKNLYLFSYLCIVEVIPLIVGIRYAL